One Algoriphagus sp. Y33 genomic window, CCAGATCGATGACCAGATCTATCGGGAGCTTCTTATCGTCAGATTGATGCCAAAACGTATTGGGGTCACCATCAATAACCTGTGCCACACCGGAATCCCCTTCACCTGTGACTTTCCAGTTTTTCCTGGAAATATCAAAGCTTTCCTCAGTTACCGGACTGCTTCTCTGAGAGGAAGGATCATAGGCTATGGCAGCCACCTGCACTTTGCCATCAGCAGTCGGAATAAGGCCGGTGTAAATTTCAGATTCATTAGTCGGAGCAGAACCATCCAGCGTATAATAAATCACAGATTCCTCATCTGCAGGGATGATGCGAATGTTTCCGGATTGCTCACGAATGATCCCCGGTGAGGTCAAAATCTGAGGGGCGTTAAATACACCTATATTTGAGATGACAGGATTACTTTTGGAATCAGTGACGGTAAAGCGAAGTTGGGTAGCTTCCACGGTGGGAAACTGCAGGATTCTCTTGTAACCAATCGTAGTCTGGCTGTCCAATTCCTTCCATTCCCCATCTACCATGGCTTCTATCGTAAATGCTTTTACCCGCTGTCCCAGCCGGATGTATTCCTGGACCATAAAGCGGTTAAAGCTTGTAGGCTCATCAAAAGTAATGGTCAGAGAGGCCGAATTCACTCCATCATCAGTTGCCCAATAGGTATCCTTATCTCCATCTAAAGCCTTGGAAGCATCATATTTACTGCTTCCGCCTCTTACATTGGTAGCATCAGCACTAGCATTTAAAGCAAGATCCTCGTCAAATACTTCTTTGACAGCTTGTGCAAAATCCAGTACATTTTTCTCGTCAGTTTCATGAATTAAACCGTTTGGCATGATCGCGAAATTAAGCAATAAAGTCCCATTCCTTCCGATGGAATTGTAATAAGTATCCATCAACTGAGGCAACGTTTTCACTTTGGAATCCTCCCTCACATGATAAAACCATTCCGGGCGAATGGAAGTATTCACCTCACCCGGTACCCAGGCATTGCCGTTTTCCACACCGTGGCGCAACATATCCTCCGGCACATCCCCAAGGGAATCCAGTAAACTCCAGTTGGTTTCTCCCACGTACCCTGACTCAGTTCCTACCCAGCGAAGGTCTGCACGCTTCCCTCCATCATTCCAGATGACAATATTTGGCTGAAGCTCGCGCACCAATTTGTAGGTATTTCCCCAGTCGTAATACGTTCTTCGGTCAATTTCCCGTGTTTCGTTAGCTCCGCCATAGTACCCCGACCCACCATGAGCACCATCAAACCAGATTTCAAAAATCTCCCCATAATTGGTAAGCAATTCGGTCAGTTGATTCCTGAAATATGTGATGTACTCAGGCTTGCCATAGTCTGCAAAATTCCTGTCCCAAGGTGAAAGATAAACACCGAACTTCAATCCATATTCCTTGCAGGCATCTGCCATTTCCCGTACGATATCACCTTTTCCATTTTTATATGGAGAATTTTCGATGGAATAATCCGTGTATTCTGAAGGCCAAAGGCAAAATCCACTATGGTGTTTGGCCGTAAGGATCAACCCAGTCATTCCTGCTTCTTTTGCTATTCTGGCCCACTGACGCACATCCAGCTCTTTTGGGTCAAAAATACCGGGATCCTCATCTCCAAATCCCCAAGACATATCGGTGTAGGTATTGACAGAAAAATGGATAAATCCATAATATTCCATTTCCTGCCATCTCATCTGGTTTTCATCCGGTACCGGTCCGAAAGGCTGAGGTGGTTTTACTTCCTCACATGCTGAAAGACACATGCCAAGAATTAAGAAAAGACTAACTACTAAGCCCTTGAAATTCATTTTTACTACTTGTTAAATTATTTATTAATCACTTATTTTTTAATGACTTAATTCCTGCTTCCATTTAGAAAATGAAGACTTAGCCTTATTCACTTCACATTTCCACCATTGCCTTTATCACCCCGTTCTCAGGATTGAGCCAAGATTGAAAATCATGGGTTACCTGTTCAAACTGCACCCGGTTAGTGATGTACTTCTCCACCGACAATTGACCGGAGTCCATGGCTTCCAAAACCTGATCAAAGTCTTCCCGGATTGCATTTCGGCTACTCATCAAAGTCGCTTCCCGCTTATGG contains:
- a CDS encoding discoidin domain-containing protein, encoding MNFKGLVVSLFLILGMCLSACEEVKPPQPFGPVPDENQMRWQEMEYYGFIHFSVNTYTDMSWGFGDEDPGIFDPKELDVRQWARIAKEAGMTGLILTAKHHSGFCLWPSEYTDYSIENSPYKNGKGDIVREMADACKEYGLKFGVYLSPWDRNFADYGKPEYITYFRNQLTELLTNYGEIFEIWFDGAHGGSGYYGGANETREIDRRTYYDWGNTYKLVRELQPNIVIWNDGGKRADLRWVGTESGYVGETNWSLLDSLGDVPEDMLRHGVENGNAWVPGEVNTSIRPEWFYHVREDSKVKTLPQLMDTYYNSIGRNGTLLLNFAIMPNGLIHETDEKNVLDFAQAVKEVFDEDLALNASADATNVRGGSSKYDASKALDGDKDTYWATDDGVNSASLTITFDEPTSFNRFMVQEYIRLGQRVKAFTIEAMVDGEWKELDSQTTIGYKRILQFPTVEATQLRFTVTDSKSNPVISNIGVFNAPQILTSPGIIREQSGNIRIIPADEESVIYYTLDGSAPTNESEIYTGLIPTADGKVQVAAIAYDPSSQRSSPVTEESFDISRKNWKVTGEGDSGVAQVIDGDPNTFWHQSDDKKLPIDLVIDLGKEEELIGFRYLPDQRLWSSGIITEYEFHVSMDNNSWHRVSQGEFSNINNNPLWQSKEFASVKARYIKLTALKNTKNDNSAGYAEIDVITK